The following coding sequences lie in one Alloacidobacterium dinghuense genomic window:
- a CDS encoding bifunctional rhamnulose-1-phosphate aldolase/short-chain dehydrogenase — protein MSATVTVDQKLKLKYLEDGWNGAETAQMDEPELLRYRSNLLGSDLRITNFGGGNTSSKIMMSVPLDGKARQVLWVKGSGGDLGSIKRSGFATLYLDNLLALEALYRGVEFEDEMVDYYPLCTFGVNPVASSIDTALHGYLPFPHVDHLHPDCAIALAASANGKEKMEEFNRTYGHKLVWLPWQRPGFELAMMLKHGVASEPGCDGVILGGHGLFTWGNTQRECYANTIAVIDQMTDFIEKHIAMKGESIFGGQRRQSLDSRRDVAMEILPFLRGRVSQQKRLIGSYSDLPEVLEFVNSADAAKLAYLGTSCPDHFIRTKIRPLFVDWDAATGIDSLKQQIESGLTQYRADYAAYYNAHRDAESPAMRDPNPTMVLISGAGMFSFGKNKAESRITGEFYVNAIHVMKGAAALEEGKIAGPVPQSKPSGSANDFKVEDNYVALPASEAFRIEYWKLEEAKIRRQPPEKELSRQVVLVVGGGSGIGREVALLAAERGAHVVVADRDQAAAQKVAEETNAISGKETAVAAAVDIRSRDSIRAAMRETVASFGGIDILVNTAALFPTSPDGVISEAQWALTLEVNVTANYLLVEEIGKLLRDQNLASCVVLTSSANAVVPKKGSEAYDVSKAALSHLVRELAVSQAPLVRVNGISPATVVKGSTMFPRDRVIASLKKYEIPFDANLSDEELRMILAKFYAKRTLTHQPIDPRICAESILFLAGPKAPCTTGHMIPVDGGLTDAFLR, from the coding sequence ATGTCAGCCACGGTAACGGTAGATCAGAAACTCAAGCTCAAATATCTGGAGGACGGCTGGAATGGGGCTGAGACAGCGCAGATGGACGAGCCGGAATTGCTGCGCTATCGCTCCAATCTGCTCGGCTCTGATCTGCGTATTACCAATTTTGGCGGCGGCAACACCAGCTCGAAGATCATGATGAGCGTTCCGTTGGACGGGAAGGCTCGGCAGGTTTTGTGGGTAAAGGGGAGTGGTGGCGACCTTGGCAGCATTAAGCGGAGCGGCTTTGCCACGCTTTATCTCGATAATCTGCTGGCATTGGAGGCGCTCTATAGGGGTGTTGAGTTCGAAGACGAGATGGTGGACTACTATCCGCTGTGCACGTTTGGCGTGAATCCGGTGGCGTCTTCGATTGATACGGCGCTGCATGGATATCTGCCGTTTCCGCATGTCGATCACCTTCATCCCGACTGCGCGATTGCGTTGGCGGCGTCGGCGAATGGCAAAGAGAAGATGGAGGAGTTCAATCGGACTTATGGGCATAAGCTGGTCTGGCTTCCGTGGCAGCGCCCAGGATTTGAGCTGGCCATGATGCTGAAGCACGGAGTTGCGAGCGAGCCGGGTTGCGATGGCGTGATTCTTGGCGGGCACGGATTGTTCACATGGGGCAACACTCAGCGAGAATGCTATGCCAATACTATTGCGGTGATCGATCAGATGACGGACTTCATCGAGAAGCATATTGCGATGAAGGGCGAGAGTATTTTTGGCGGTCAGCGCCGTCAGTCGCTTGATTCAAGGCGTGACGTCGCCATGGAGATCCTTCCATTCCTGCGCGGTCGGGTTTCGCAGCAGAAGAGGCTGATTGGCAGCTATAGCGATTTGCCGGAGGTGTTGGAGTTTGTGAATTCCGCCGATGCGGCGAAGCTTGCTTATCTGGGCACGAGCTGCCCGGATCATTTCATTCGCACTAAGATTCGGCCTCTCTTTGTGGACTGGGATGCTGCGACCGGCATTGATTCATTGAAGCAGCAGATTGAGAGCGGGCTGACTCAATATCGTGCTGACTACGCTGCTTACTATAATGCACACCGCGATGCGGAGTCGCCTGCGATGCGCGATCCGAATCCGACGATGGTGCTGATTTCAGGTGCAGGCATGTTCAGCTTCGGCAAGAATAAGGCTGAATCGCGGATTACGGGCGAGTTTTACGTCAATGCGATTCACGTGATGAAGGGCGCTGCGGCGCTTGAAGAAGGGAAGATCGCCGGCCCTGTTCCTCAGAGCAAACCTTCGGGCTCGGCCAATGATTTCAAAGTTGAAGATAATTATGTGGCCTTGCCTGCATCCGAGGCTTTTCGTATCGAGTACTGGAAGCTCGAAGAGGCGAAGATTCGTCGGCAGCCTCCGGAAAAAGAGTTGAGCCGACAGGTAGTGCTTGTGGTTGGCGGCGGCAGCGGCATTGGTAGAGAGGTTGCGCTGCTCGCAGCGGAGCGGGGCGCTCATGTCGTGGTTGCGGATCGCGATCAGGCTGCGGCGCAAAAAGTGGCAGAAGAGACGAACGCGATCTCGGGCAAAGAGACAGCTGTTGCCGCAGCGGTTGACATTCGCAGCCGCGATTCGATTCGCGCTGCTATGCGGGAGACGGTGGCGAGCTTCGGCGGCATCGATATTCTTGTGAATACCGCTGCTCTGTTTCCTACTTCTCCGGATGGTGTGATCAGTGAGGCGCAGTGGGCGCTGACACTTGAAGTGAATGTCACGGCAAACTATCTGCTCGTTGAAGAAATCGGCAAATTACTGCGCGACCAGAATTTGGCAAGCTGTGTTGTGCTGACCAGCTCGGCGAATGCGGTTGTGCCCAAGAAGGGGAGCGAGGCGTACGACGTAAGCAAGGCGGCACTGAGTCATCTTGTGCGCGAGCTTGCTGTTTCGCAGGCTCCGTTGGTGCGCGTGAATGGCATCAGTCCGGCGACTGTGGTGAAGGGCTCGACGATGTTTCCACGCGACCGCGTGATCGCTTCACTCAAGAAGTATGAAATTCCTTTTGATGCGAATCTGAGCGACGAAGAGCTGCGTATGATTTTGGCGAAGTTCTATGCCAAGCGCACGCTGACACATCAGCCGATTGATCCGCGTATTTGCGCCGAATCGATTCTCTTTCTGGCCGGCCCCAAGGCTCCATGCACGACGGGACATATGATTCCCGTGGATGGCGGCTTGACAGACGCATTCCTTCGCTAG
- a CDS encoding acyltransferase family protein, which yields MHATVSTLKAEGIRPPVTRKVTISPPIRNVAVDAYRGLVMLLMMGEVMSFAKVARAFPDSLFWRVLAFNQNHVEWAGMSLHDTIQPGFTFLVGVALPYSINSRIVKGQSFGKMLAHTLWRSLLLIALGIFLRSTHSTQTYFTFEDTLTQIGLGYTFAFLLAYCKPKWQWAALGAILFAYWLAWALYPVPGPNFDYAAVGVSADWHHNFTGFASHWNKNSNLGQAVDVWFLNLFPRASRFVYNDGGYLTSSFIPTLGTMLLGLFAGRWFREVAPKIPIKRFVLVGLALMAAALLLHVTGICPIVKRIWTPSWTLFSGGVCFLFLASFSWLIDVKGYRRWAFPLVVVGMNSIAAYLIAHLWEDFIIENLHINLGSAPFRIFGTGLEPFMLGVTVMLIYWLTLYWMYRRKLFLRI from the coding sequence ATGCACGCCACAGTCAGCACGCTGAAGGCTGAAGGAATCCGGCCGCCGGTGACTCGAAAAGTTACGATATCGCCGCCCATACGCAATGTTGCGGTCGATGCGTATCGCGGCCTGGTGATGCTCCTGATGATGGGCGAAGTGATGAGCTTTGCCAAGGTGGCCCGAGCCTTTCCTGACAGCCTTTTCTGGCGCGTGCTGGCATTCAATCAAAACCATGTGGAATGGGCCGGCATGAGTCTTCACGACACGATTCAGCCGGGATTTACTTTCCTGGTGGGTGTGGCTCTTCCTTATTCGATAAACAGCCGCATTGTGAAAGGTCAAAGCTTCGGGAAAATGCTGGCACATACCTTGTGGCGGAGTCTATTGCTCATCGCGCTGGGTATTTTCCTGAGGTCGACACACAGCACCCAGACGTATTTCACCTTTGAAGATACGCTGACGCAAATTGGCCTAGGATATACGTTTGCTTTTCTGCTGGCATACTGCAAGCCCAAATGGCAGTGGGCTGCGCTGGGTGCGATTTTGTTTGCATATTGGCTGGCCTGGGCGCTGTATCCGGTGCCGGGACCGAATTTCGATTACGCTGCCGTTGGCGTTTCGGCGGACTGGCACCACAACTTTACCGGGTTTGCTTCTCACTGGAACAAGAATAGCAATCTGGGACAGGCGGTGGATGTCTGGTTCCTGAATCTCTTTCCGCGGGCTTCAAGGTTTGTCTATAACGATGGCGGCTACCTCACGTCGAGCTTTATTCCAACGCTTGGGACCATGCTGCTTGGCCTTTTCGCAGGTCGATGGTTTCGTGAAGTGGCTCCGAAGATTCCGATCAAACGCTTTGTGCTGGTTGGATTGGCCCTTATGGCTGCGGCCTTGCTTCTGCATGTGACAGGGATTTGCCCGATTGTGAAGCGCATCTGGACGCCTAGCTGGACGCTCTTCAGCGGCGGAGTCTGCTTCCTTTTCCTTGCGTCGTTTTCGTGGTTGATTGACGTCAAAGGGTATCGGCGCTGGGCCTTCCCGCTGGTTGTGGTCGGTATGAATTCGATTGCGGCATACCTGATCGCTCATTTGTGGGAAGACTTCATTATCGAGAACCTGCATATCAATCTCGGATCTGCGCCGTTCAGGATCTTCGGCACGGGCCTTGAGCCTTTCATGCTTGGTGTTACGGTGATGCTGATTTACTGGCTCACTCTCTACTGGATGTATCGTAGAAAACTTTTCCTGCGCATTTGA
- a CDS encoding TIM barrel protein, translated as MHIDDRFERVLNRVDEFVIEIPSWGFANTGTRFGKFLQAGAAGTLEEKFADAAQVRALTGATPSMALHVLWDLPGGVDDAPKVKRLVTEYGVRAGSINPNLFQDQEYKFGSICNPDGNIRRKAIDHLLDSVEIAMALDSQDVSLWVSDGSNYPGAQSIRKRILWAEEAMQATHDALADGQRMLIEYKPFEPAFYFTDFADWGMAANLARVAGPKALVLVDTGHHYQSQNIEQIVAWLLHLRLLGGFHLNDRRYADDDLTIGSIDPYQVFRIFHEILSEPSSDVTRDVAYMIDQSHNIKGKMEAMVQTVVSAQELFAKALLVDRDRLAELQAEAKTVEAEECMREAFWSDVRPVLKTWRERRGLPKDPLKALRESGYVEKIERERRARNSSLSASYA; from the coding sequence ATGCATATCGATGATCGCTTTGAGCGGGTCCTGAATCGGGTGGACGAGTTCGTAATAGAAATACCTTCCTGGGGATTTGCAAACACCGGCACCCGGTTCGGCAAATTTCTACAGGCAGGGGCGGCGGGAACGCTGGAGGAAAAGTTTGCGGACGCTGCGCAGGTGCGGGCTCTGACCGGGGCTACGCCGAGCATGGCGTTGCATGTTTTGTGGGATCTGCCGGGCGGCGTAGACGACGCGCCGAAAGTGAAACGCCTGGTGACCGAGTACGGAGTTCGAGCGGGGTCGATTAATCCGAACCTGTTTCAGGACCAGGAATACAAATTCGGGTCCATCTGCAATCCGGATGGGAATATCCGGCGAAAAGCCATCGATCATCTGCTCGACTCGGTTGAAATTGCAATGGCACTCGATTCGCAGGATGTGTCGCTGTGGGTGTCTGACGGATCGAATTATCCCGGCGCGCAGAGTATTCGCAAGCGCATTCTGTGGGCCGAAGAGGCGATGCAAGCGACGCATGATGCCCTGGCAGATGGCCAGCGGATGCTGATCGAGTACAAGCCGTTTGAGCCGGCATTCTATTTCACGGACTTCGCCGATTGGGGAATGGCGGCGAACCTCGCCCGCGTGGCTGGTCCGAAGGCGCTGGTGCTGGTGGATACGGGGCATCATTATCAGTCGCAGAATATTGAGCAGATTGTTGCGTGGCTGCTGCATTTGCGGCTGCTGGGCGGTTTTCACTTAAACGATCGCCGCTACGCAGACGATGATTTGACGATTGGCTCAATTGATCCCTATCAGGTTTTTCGCATCTTTCATGAGATTCTGAGTGAGCCGTCTAGCGATGTCACGCGCGATGTTGCGTACATGATTGACCAGAGCCACAACATCAAGGGCAAGATGGAAGCGATGGTCCAGACTGTTGTTTCTGCGCAGGAGCTTTTTGCCAAGGCGCTGCTGGTGGATCGTGACAGGCTGGCGGAATTGCAGGCAGAAGCGAAGACGGTGGAGGCGGAAGAGTGCATGCGCGAGGCTTTCTGGAGCGATGTGCGGCCTGTGTTGAAGACTTGGCGCGAGCGGCGTGGATTGCCGAAGGATCCACTCAAGGCGCTGCGCGAGAGCGGGTACGTGGAGAAGATTGAACGGGAGAGGAGGGCGCGCAACTCGTCGCTTTCCGCCAGCTACGCCTGA
- the rhaT gene encoding L-rhamnose/proton symporter RhaT: MGANPLLGVFLHWLGGLASASFYVPYRGVKRWAWETYWLVGGVFSWIIVPWFLAGFMTRDLIAVLHEAPTSSLAWTYIFGVLWGLGGLTFGLTMRFLGMSLGMAVALGYTAVFGTLMPPIFRGQFVSEVLSTRSGIIILIGVAVCVAGIIFAGSAGISKEREMSEEEKRAAIKEFDLKRGLLVATFCGIMSACFAYGLAAGDPIKQITLRHGTSTLWQGLPVLVVLLAGGFTTNFIWCLILNIRNRTGYQYLSLITRGHIPTISEEPIIETATDAPAVEIAVDRKEHGDDNGRVPIVANYLFSALAGTTWYFQFFFYTMGETQMGRFKFSSWTLHMASIIIFSTLWGIALKEWKGASMRTRLLVACTLIVLVGSTIIVGYGNYLGATTTTSASKQGGVR, from the coding sequence GTGGGGGCAAACCCGTTATTGGGAGTCTTCTTGCACTGGCTGGGAGGGCTTGCATCTGCCAGCTTCTATGTTCCCTACCGCGGCGTAAAGCGATGGGCCTGGGAAACCTACTGGCTCGTAGGCGGCGTTTTCAGCTGGATCATCGTTCCCTGGTTCCTCGCTGGATTCATGACGCGCGACCTGATTGCCGTCCTGCATGAAGCGCCGACGAGCAGCCTCGCTTGGACCTACATCTTCGGCGTTCTGTGGGGACTAGGCGGCCTCACCTTCGGCCTCACCATGCGCTTCCTCGGCATGTCGCTGGGCATGGCCGTGGCATTGGGATACACCGCCGTCTTCGGGACACTCATGCCCCCGATTTTTCGCGGGCAATTCGTTTCGGAAGTCCTGAGCACGCGCTCCGGAATCATCATTCTCATCGGCGTGGCCGTATGTGTTGCCGGTATCATCTTCGCCGGGTCAGCAGGCATTTCCAAGGAACGCGAGATGTCTGAGGAGGAAAAGCGCGCCGCTATCAAGGAGTTCGACCTCAAGCGCGGCCTGCTCGTCGCCACCTTTTGCGGCATCATGAGCGCATGCTTCGCCTACGGACTGGCAGCGGGCGACCCCATCAAGCAAATCACGCTGCGCCATGGCACCTCAACCCTCTGGCAAGGTTTGCCGGTACTGGTCGTCCTTCTCGCAGGAGGATTCACGACCAATTTCATCTGGTGCCTGATCCTCAACATCCGTAACCGTACCGGTTACCAATATCTTTCGCTGATCACCCGTGGCCACATCCCAACCATTAGTGAAGAGCCCATCATCGAGACCGCAACTGATGCTCCCGCCGTCGAAATCGCCGTCGACCGCAAGGAGCACGGCGACGACAATGGACGCGTTCCCATCGTGGCCAATTACCTCTTCTCTGCCCTGGCGGGAACAACCTGGTACTTTCAGTTCTTCTTCTACACCATGGGCGAAACGCAGATGGGCCGCTTCAAATTTTCAAGCTGGACGCTGCACATGGCCAGCATCATCATCTTCAGCACGCTCTGGGGAATCGCCCTCAAAGAGTGGAAGGGAGCGAGCATGCGGACGCGCCTGCTGGTAGCCTGCACGCTGATCGTGCTCGTCGGCTCGACCATCATCGTAGGGTACGGTAACTACCTCGGAGCAACCACGACAACCAGCGCATCCAAGCAAGGAGGAGTCCGTTGA
- a CDS encoding alpha-L-rhamnosidase C-terminal domain-containing protein, giving the protein MKKRVCLGISIAATFSTLAIAQALKPAEIPLDQLDPTRSITQPQLESATHKQLPEEYIWTQQDAVKSDALLTYEGLKENEETGPHFFRREFDLGDVPAAATLYLAGPRSVRVFVNGQQVGQFQSNLDSPIGVHVFPMDVTRALHAGKNVIAIEAVRGGGVNGFNNSRLTVQLTMGKILAVKLVSAPRGVNGPALLISDKSWKASMSAGNGWQNAGFDDKSWPSADSLGPIEGHIDLLQWNADAGMYDWPGYDGISSFLAQAPLLPVSVEHVYGGVGTIQNADALKSNSSGSEFSVDLPSAQVDNTDAPQIILDFGRNTNGRLHFVSDSDSAATVTVQYGESDAEALKQPYLGENALYIPPHGSAFAPKSTFRYAIIRFVGGQKLRFKSIDNDLIYYPVKYQGSFESSDPKLNLMWTIGAYTAHLCMQDDIWDAPKRDRGRWMGDLDVSGRTINDSFYDHFLMEDTLDRLMGPAPIRQHVNGIAGYSAFWITGEAEYYRHMGDKKQLMSFHDRLVDLMHYMETELDNRNLYANNHKSWPFVDWSQELNGDTPEARRGTQLEFIAAFAQGVYLLNEMGDKVNAPLFAKKLDDLKAAAKKYLLDKQTNSYGDRWQVNAMAVLSGAADPSQYDDIWKASLGSVGKIKYNALIITPYYNYYVISAMAKMGHRAETLDWIRQYWGGMVDEGATSFWEGYDPSWYKDDAHGSLQADNMSGYRVSLAHGWSSGVTPWLMEEVLGIHATGPGFSTVDIRPDLIDLAWAKGGEPTPHGMLNVSLKKEGQGTAISLDLPSQTEARISVPVTNAGAQITVNSKTTQSESAENGTRAVVTIKEAGHYEIAAQ; this is encoded by the coding sequence TTGAAAAAAAGAGTCTGCCTCGGAATCAGCATAGCTGCGACCTTTTCCACTCTGGCCATTGCGCAGGCTCTCAAGCCGGCTGAGATTCCTCTCGATCAACTCGACCCGACCCGCAGCATCACACAGCCTCAGTTGGAATCTGCAACCCACAAGCAGCTACCCGAAGAGTACATCTGGACCCAGCAGGACGCAGTCAAAAGCGACGCACTCCTTACCTACGAAGGCTTGAAGGAAAACGAGGAAACGGGACCGCACTTTTTCCGCCGCGAATTCGACCTCGGCGACGTGCCCGCCGCTGCCACGCTCTATCTCGCCGGCCCTCGCTCGGTTCGCGTCTTCGTCAACGGCCAGCAAGTCGGTCAGTTTCAATCCAACCTCGACTCGCCCATCGGTGTTCATGTCTTTCCCATGGACGTGACCCGCGCGCTTCATGCCGGAAAGAATGTGATCGCGATTGAAGCTGTGCGTGGCGGAGGCGTCAACGGATTCAACAACAGCCGCCTCACTGTGCAACTCACCATGGGCAAAATTCTTGCCGTAAAGTTGGTCTCCGCACCCCGAGGAGTGAACGGCCCCGCCCTGCTGATCAGCGACAAAAGCTGGAAGGCATCGATGAGCGCTGGCAACGGCTGGCAGAACGCCGGCTTTGACGACAAATCGTGGCCCTCTGCCGACAGTCTTGGCCCCATCGAAGGCCACATCGACTTGCTGCAATGGAATGCCGACGCCGGCATGTACGACTGGCCCGGATACGATGGTATCTCGTCCTTCCTTGCACAGGCACCCCTTTTGCCAGTAAGCGTTGAGCACGTCTATGGCGGTGTAGGAACCATCCAGAACGCCGACGCGCTCAAAAGCAACAGCTCAGGCTCAGAGTTTTCGGTAGATTTGCCCTCAGCCCAAGTCGACAACACCGACGCTCCGCAGATCATTCTCGACTTCGGCCGCAACACAAACGGCCGCCTGCATTTCGTTTCCGATTCAGACTCCGCCGCAACCGTCACCGTGCAATACGGCGAATCCGACGCAGAAGCCTTAAAGCAGCCCTACCTGGGCGAGAACGCGCTCTACATCCCGCCACACGGCTCAGCGTTTGCCCCTAAAAGCACATTCCGCTATGCCATCATCCGCTTCGTCGGCGGACAAAAGCTGCGCTTCAAATCCATCGACAACGACCTCATCTACTACCCGGTCAAGTACCAGGGATCCTTCGAGTCCTCCGATCCAAAGCTCAACCTCATGTGGACCATCGGCGCCTACACCGCGCATCTCTGCATGCAGGACGACATCTGGGACGCGCCCAAGCGCGACCGCGGCCGCTGGATGGGCGACCTTGACGTAAGCGGGCGCACCATCAACGACTCCTTCTACGATCATTTCCTCATGGAAGACACGCTCGACCGCCTCATGGGACCGGCGCCCATCCGCCAGCACGTCAACGGCATCGCCGGCTACTCGGCTTTCTGGATCACAGGCGAAGCCGAATACTACCGGCACATGGGCGACAAGAAGCAGCTGATGTCATTTCACGATCGGCTCGTCGATCTCATGCACTACATGGAAACGGAACTCGACAACCGCAACCTCTACGCAAACAATCACAAATCATGGCCCTTCGTGGACTGGTCGCAGGAACTGAATGGCGACACGCCGGAAGCCCGTCGCGGCACGCAGCTTGAATTCATCGCCGCCTTCGCGCAGGGCGTCTATCTGCTCAACGAAATGGGCGACAAGGTAAACGCGCCGCTCTTCGCGAAAAAGCTCGATGACCTGAAGGCAGCCGCAAAGAAGTACTTGCTCGACAAGCAGACCAACTCCTATGGCGACCGCTGGCAGGTGAACGCGATGGCCGTGCTCTCCGGCGCAGCCGATCCGTCACAATACGACGACATCTGGAAAGCATCACTCGGAAGCGTAGGCAAGATCAAGTACAACGCGCTCATCATCACGCCGTATTACAACTACTACGTCATCAGCGCTATGGCGAAGATGGGCCACCGCGCTGAAACGCTCGACTGGATTCGGCAATACTGGGGCGGCATGGTCGATGAAGGCGCCACCAGCTTCTGGGAGGGCTACGACCCCTCGTGGTACAAGGACGACGCGCACGGATCTCTGCAGGCCGACAACATGTCCGGATATCGCGTCAGCCTCGCACATGGCTGGTCCTCAGGCGTTACCCCCTGGCTCATGGAAGAAGTCCTCGGCATCCACGCGACTGGCCCCGGTTTCTCAACCGTCGACATCCGTCCTGACCTCATCGACCTCGCATGGGCTAAGGGCGGCGAGCCCACACCGCACGGCATGCTGAACGTCTCGCTCAAGAAAGAAGGCCAGGGCACCGCCATCAGCCTCGATCTGCCCTCACAGACAGAGGCTCGCATATCCGTACCGGTAACCAATGCAGGCGCGCAGATCACAGTCAACAGCAAGACGACGCAAAGCGAGTCCGCCGAAAACGGAACACGCGCCGTCGTCACCATCAAGGAGGCCGGACACTACGAAATCGCCGCACAGTAG
- a CDS encoding rhamnulokinase: MPDDLPSIVAIDLGAESCRVSLLRWDARKPRIELVHRFSNAPVEHDGGLYWNLDRICAGLDEGLDRCAQLVDGQVASIGVDGWAVDYVRLQADGTPIGAPHCYRDIRNEAAEEDVRQRISPEEMFALSGVQPLRINTLNQLVADRLGGVAQDAPWVNLPEYVLMRLGGERVAEFSNATHTGLVDATTKTWNKELFERSGLDMSAAPSNVSTGEALGEVRGQLAQERVFAGARLIAPCCHDTASAVAGIPILGDDWAYISSGTWSLVGALLDHSVCSREAFQAGFTNLGAAGGQICFHKNVNGMWLLKQCLAQLCPDDKMWPMLELVAAAESLPAPKHLLDVDDPELLLHGNMASRINVQLERRGLAPLDERASAMPQFASLIFHSLAARYAEVLKNAAAITGKKLKRLSIVGGGSLNQFLNRLTSEATGLELTCGVAESSTVGNFAIQLAVLESAGGSRERIAHWAGALASMHEC; encoded by the coding sequence ATGCCGGACGACCTTCCTTCAATTGTGGCGATCGATCTGGGCGCGGAGAGCTGCCGCGTCTCGCTTTTACGTTGGGACGCGCGAAAGCCGCGGATCGAACTGGTGCATCGCTTCAGCAATGCGCCGGTTGAGCACGATGGCGGGTTGTATTGGAATCTTGATCGCATCTGCGCGGGTCTGGATGAAGGTCTTGACCGCTGCGCGCAGTTGGTCGATGGGCAAGTCGCTTCGATTGGCGTGGATGGATGGGCGGTCGATTATGTGCGTCTGCAGGCTGACGGAACTCCGATTGGCGCGCCCCATTGCTATCGCGACATTCGAAATGAAGCGGCTGAGGAAGATGTGCGGCAGCGTATCTCTCCGGAGGAGATGTTTGCGCTCAGCGGCGTGCAGCCTCTGCGCATCAATACGTTGAACCAATTGGTGGCTGACCGGCTTGGGGGCGTTGCGCAGGATGCGCCATGGGTGAATCTGCCGGAATATGTGCTGATGCGATTGGGCGGAGAGCGCGTGGCCGAGTTCAGCAATGCGACGCATACGGGATTAGTCGATGCGACGACGAAAACCTGGAACAAAGAACTCTTTGAGCGCTCTGGGCTGGATATGTCCGCTGCTCCTTCAAATGTTTCGACCGGCGAGGCGCTTGGAGAGGTGAGAGGCCAGCTTGCGCAAGAGAGGGTTTTTGCGGGAGCGCGGCTGATTGCGCCTTGCTGTCACGATACGGCTTCAGCGGTTGCAGGCATTCCGATTCTTGGCGATGACTGGGCATACATCAGTTCCGGAACATGGTCGCTGGTTGGTGCGCTTCTTGATCATTCGGTTTGCAGTCGGGAAGCGTTTCAGGCTGGATTCACGAATCTTGGCGCGGCGGGCGGCCAAATCTGTTTTCACAAGAATGTGAATGGCATGTGGCTTTTGAAGCAGTGCCTTGCTCAACTTTGTCCGGATGACAAGATGTGGCCAATGCTAGAACTTGTCGCAGCGGCGGAATCGCTGCCTGCGCCAAAACATCTTCTGGACGTCGACGATCCTGAGCTGCTTCTGCACGGCAATATGGCGTCGCGCATCAATGTGCAGCTTGAGCGGCGAGGGCTGGCTCCGTTGGATGAGCGCGCTTCTGCAATGCCCCAGTTTGCATCGCTGATTTTTCACAGCCTGGCTGCGCGTTATGCGGAAGTGTTGAAGAACGCCGCGGCGATTACGGGCAAGAAGCTGAAGCGGCTCTCGATTGTTGGCGGGGGTAGCCTGAATCAGTTTCTGAATCGCCTCACGAGTGAGGCTACAGGTCTGGAGCTTACCTGCGGCGTTGCTGAAAGCTCGACGGTTGGGAATTTCGCAATTCAGCTTGCGGTGCTGGAGAGCGCCGGCGGATCGCGGGAGCGAATTGCACACTGGGCCGGCGCCCTTGCCAGCATGCACGAGTGTTGA